A genome region from Anastrepha ludens isolate Willacy chromosome 3, idAnaLude1.1, whole genome shotgun sequence includes the following:
- the LOC128856905 gene encoding uncharacterized protein LOC128856905, with the protein MSASAARNSHGLLKRAWNEIPDIVAGSVLALLGLGLATVGVAGYYSKDGDNRRYKTGYVVMRPDDPRAEKVRKD; encoded by the coding sequence ATGTCTGCTTCAGCGGCGCGCAATTCCCATGGTCTCCTTAAACGTGCGTGGAACGAGATTCCCGACATTGTTGCTGGGTCGGTGTTAGCGCTCTTAGGATTAGGATTGGCTACTGTCGGTGTTGCCGGGTATTATTCTAAGGACGGTGATAATCGACGTTACAAAACGGGATATGTTGTAATGCGTCCCGATGATCCACGTGCTGAAAAAGTTCGGAAAGATTAA